In Monodelphis domestica isolate mMonDom1 chromosome 3, mMonDom1.pri, whole genome shotgun sequence, the following proteins share a genomic window:
- the LOC107652050 gene encoding LOW QUALITY PROTEIN: zinc finger protein 135-like (The sequence of the model RefSeq protein was modified relative to this genomic sequence to represent the inferred CDS: deleted 2 bases in 1 codon) translates to MNVMNVGKPSKGIQTLLDIRAFSECSILIEHHRIHTGEKPYVCNECGRAFVQSSNLSQHQRIHTGEKPYVCSQCGKAFRQSTNLIQHQRTHNKEKPYECSECGKAFRQSSHLGQHQKTHNFQHQIIHNEKPYKCNECGRAFSQNAHLIQHQRIYTGEKPYECRECGKVFSAQSTLIQHHRIHTGEKPYEYNECGKAFRQRTQLTEHQRIHTGEKPYECSECGKAFSHSSNLIHHQRIHTKA, encoded by the exons atgaatgtaatgaatgtgggaaagccttcaaaGGGAATACAGACCTTGTTAGACATCAGAG ccttcagtgAATGCTCAATTCTTATTGAACATcatagaattcatactggagaaaaaccctatGTATGCAATGAATGTGGGAGAGCCTTTGTCCAGAGCTCAAACCTTagtcaacatcagagaattcatactggagaaaaaccctatGTATGTAGCcaatgtggaaaagccttcaggCAAAGCACTAATCTTATTCAACATCAGAGAACACATAATaaagagaaaccctatgaatgtagtgaatgtgggaaagctttcagACAAAGTTCACATCTTGGTCAACATCAGAAAACACATAACTTTCAACACCAGATAATACATAAT gagaaaccttataaatgtaatgaatgtggaagaGCCTTCAGTCAAAATGCACACCTcattcaacaccagagaatttacactggagagaaaccctatgaatgcagggaatgtggcaaagtcttCAGTGCACAATCCACACTTATTCAACATCatagaattcacactggagagaaaccttatgaatataatgaatgtgggaaagccttcaggcAGAGAACACAACTTACTGAACATCAGCGAATTCATACTGGGGAAAAACCATATGAATGTagtgaatgtggaaaagcttttagTCATAGCTCTAATCTTATTcaccatcagagaatccacacaaAAGCATAG